Genomic DNA from Rana temporaria chromosome 1, aRanTem1.1, whole genome shotgun sequence:
tttgttttttttttagatggagaCCAAGTTTATCTAAcaaattttaaagaaaaatagaagTTAAGCCTAAAAGCTGCTTTCCCAGATCATAATCCGAGTTCCCAACTCTGCCGAACATTGTCATTTTTCCCATTaaatggaccaaaaaaaaaaagttaaattcttGACAAAAATCAAGATATAGTTCTTTACATACAAAGACATCACTGATGTCATAGTGAAAAGTTCAAACTTCCAGTGAAAGACTAAGCAAACCCGAAGTTTATGATCAGATTTTGCGGCGGCTGCGTCCCCAAAACAGAACGTTCGTAGGAGGATGGAGTCACTCCGACTGCAGGGCTGTATGGTGTAGTGTGTGCGAACTTATAAAACTATTTGTGTCATTTGCAGAAAGACTGCTGAAGTCTGCCATGGATACAGCCATTTTGGCACTGGTAATATGGTGCGCATGGTTGTCAAAGTCTACACTTAGGTTATTTACAGACACGTCGTTGATGAAGGGTTCTGGGACGGAGATCCCCATTTTTATCCTTTTCGCCGGCCTCTCCATTTCCTCGCCACATAAGCTCACCGGGTTGACGTCAGGAGGATAAAATCCAGTCTCAAACAAGGTAAAGCAATCACTTTCGCCATTGCTGGGCAAGTTGAGCAGGTCTTCTGTGCCGACAGGCACGTGGTTCACTGAGCCTCGGGGCAATGAGTCTAGCGATGGGAAGCCATCATTTAAACAGATTACGTCTGTAGAATTGCATACGTTGACCACGCTGTGCGTCAGTGCTGAAAGAATCAAGGAACAGACAACTGTAAATATATATCTACTGCTGCTTCTCAGGTATGCATGCTTGGCACTGTCCTATACACAGCCTATAATACAGAGTATAAAAAGTTAATTGCAATGATGACCCACCTGTAAGGTCGTTCGCAGTTATATTCAGAATGTTAATCTGGGTGTCAGGCATGGACTCGGACCTATTCTGGCAGGTTAAGGCCAATGGATGCTCAACTCCTCCAAGTGCCTCTGCTTCATCTACCAATCTGTCCATGTAATCCCTAAATACAAGAAAGAACAGTGAATTCACATGGAAACAAGTGACATGGAAAAAAGGTGTCCTCGATGTGATTCTGATGCATGCGACCGGGAAAATCGATTACCGcccgtagctgcaggcatcatccctgtACCGTTTTTAGAGCGGGCGGTCGGCTTTCCAgtgataacaaccgatgtggctaaaagctgctcggttgttatcccggaggagcgggaggggatatcccccccctctcctggccgttgtgaccgggcctcccgtcccaccgggagacccgatccgcgAACCGCTACTTCCAGCGGCTAGAGACAGACTGGAACGAAGCGTCAGCTTTGTTCCAGTatgtatgtaaacacagaagcaacgtcacttccgctttactcggctgccaatggcgccagtttaaaaaaatatgacagtATTCAGAAACgccgtttttggcgatctgaatactttgaagtgcaaaggagggatttgggatcTTTTAGACtcctgatccctccataaagagtacctgtcatcgcctattactgtcacaagggatgtttacatttcttgtgacagcaataaaagtgatcaaacattttttttttttttaacacaatgtaaaaaaaataaaaaataaatatgtttttttaaagcgcccctgtccccgcgaGCTCGCACAGCAAAGAAAACACGTACTCATGCCACggacgcatatgtaaacggtgttcaaaccacacatgtgaggtatagccgcgatcgtcagagcgagagaaataattctagcactagacctcctctaactctaacctggtaatcgttaattttttttaaagcctcgcctatggagattttttagttaccgtagtttgtcaccattccacaagtgtgcataGAGTGTcgcctgtcccacaatccagtgACGTGGCCACCTGAACCCTCCATTCTCTCCCCCGCCTGTCCACGTCGCTGGCAATACTACTGTaggcatccggctgtgacagtTTGCAGTTTCACAGCCAGGTGCGCATGTCTAActgcgctgtcctgcatagccgggcaatcttctgggacctgtgatgtgtcccagaagatcgcagGGAGGAAGGGTCGCCTAGGCGGCCCAAGCGGAAGCTCGTCGGTAATCGTGATGCATTGCGGAATCGAATCGCTTACCAGATAATCGTAATCAAATAGAAttgtgagaccagtgaagatgcgcacccctagCTAATATTCATCAGCTGAACCACGCAAACAAAATAGTTTGGTCGGTCCACTGGGAAAAGATTTTTTATGTAGCTGTGTGGTCGATTTACTGGAGCGtgtaaaatctggagcagctgtgcatagaaaccaatcagcttccgggtTTAGGTCCCTGTTCACATCggaccgatttgacatgtcaaattttcTTATTCAAGTTCCCTTAGATTTCCCATTAAttctgtagtgcaagggcctgcctgattgcatacaaattgaaagtgtttagatttgaccagagctgtatcctggcctaggccaacaaggcccaggcctaggccagcactttgcaggggggcagcacggaaagagtccccgccggcttgcgctacactggtAGTGTAGTagcagtcttatggggtggactgggctgagaggcaaattagtctagcgcccccataaagcaccTGCACTGCCTCTGGTATGCAGGCggccggcattctgcaactgggggggggggggttctgctgcaccatttccatggttatatcttcttagtcctctccataaaattatcagtaatttgtgcttaaagtagaactataggctacACTTTTACACTATgccaccttaagtcagagaggcaagtactgtattcacaaagtacttgcctcctaacttacagcggGCCAGGGTAAGCGCAcccaattcaaattaggatgagggggcgtgttttatgttaatggagggtgacccgccgtgattgacgttttttttacgaacggcgcatgcaccgtctgtgtacatatcccagcgtgcattgctccaaagtacgcagcaaggacgtattggtttcgacgtgaacgtaaattacgtctagccctattcacggacgacttacgcaaacgacgtaaaattttcaaatttcgactgatacgacggcgtaaatctttctgaatctagttatttgtttttaattgtggatagattaaaaggggggggggtatggccaCCCTAAATGTGCTCTATCATTGTTACCCTGTCATATGGGCTTCTTTTGGAGACTGGCTGTTTCAACATTACACAGGCCTGGTCCAGTGTTGTCACCATGGGAAATCTTCCCTAATATTGTCCATACAACCATCACTGGAGTGCATGTATGCACACAGAATGTGGCTGCAAAGATCAGGAAATCAGCAATACTGAGACACAacaaagaatggaaaaaaaaaaaatgttttttttgtttacataaaacAATTGCCCTTTTGTATTCATTCATCATACATGGCGCTTTAGCAACCTAAATATTATTCAGATatggattacttttacaggtgCAGACTAAAACAGTAAAAAACATGTGGCCTTCTGCTTAGTGAGGAAACCAACCCATCACAGGCTTCACACAAGGTGACAAACAATCACTGGCATCATTAAAGGTTGTTGGCTTCATTTCGGGAATGTAAAAACCCCGTAACCCAAGGCAACACGTCAACATACACATACATCTCCAGACCAAAATCAACTTACGTTACTCCAGGATGATGGTGATATCTTTTCTTGCCAAATCTCGTTTGCTGGGCAAAATTGTCGTATCTCTCCGATTTCTTCCAGATGTAATAAAAAGCTACACATTCAGCTACTGTGCGGGTTCTCACCTGGGTAGTGGAAGAAGGTAAAATAATGAGAACttcaatccaaaaaaataaatataccttCTAGACAGAGTAAGGTGATGGTCTCACGGCTTTTCAAAAACCATTACCATGCCACCGAAAGATGCAGCAAGGCAACAATCAATATAAAGTTAGTGAGGGTACTCGACTCTTCCCACTCTAGacctgccagtcacaggctgtcatCATGGGAATTAAAAGATCTGAATGGCACATTCTTCAATTGCTTTGAAGGCAGGTTGAATGAGCAGCTGCTTTTGCACCTTCACAGATGATTATTTTGACAGCTTAGAATAGATGACTCTGGACCTAGAAATGTTACAAATGTGCACGTCAAGTGGAGCTctagatttgtgtttttttttgttttacctttacatacATAATTCCCCTATATTCTATGCAGCGCTTCTATCCTTTTCTGCTAAAGAAGCTGCCATGGTGCAGAACATgtgatagagatatagagatattacacacagtatctcacaaaagtgagtacacaactcacatttttgtaaatattacatcttttcatgtgacactgaagaaatgacactttgctacaatgtaaagtagtgagtgtacagcttgtataacagtgtaaatttgctgtcccctcaacacacagccattaatgtctaaaccactggcaacaaaagtgagtacacccccaagtgaaaatttccaaattgggcccaattagccattttccctccccgatgtcatgtgactcattagtgttacaaggtctcaggtgtgaatggggagaaggtgtgtGTAATTTGGTGTcaccgctctcactctctcatactggtcactggaagttacatggcacctcatggcaaagaactctgaggatctggaaaaaaaaattattgctctACATATTGTTGgatgtggacgtgatatatttggattttgcaaaagcgttcgatacagttccgcacacacggctcatgtgtaaggtaaggtctacaggattggatatatcagtttgtaaatggatagaaaactggatgaaagacagaattcagagagtcgtggttaatgattcttactctgaatggtccaaggttatcagtggtgtaccccaaggttcagtgctgggacccttacttttcaatatatttataaatgatattgggtccgagatcaaaagtaacatttctgtctttgcagatgacaccaagctatgcagtggaataacgtccttacaggatgtctccaatttacaagccgacctcaatgctctgtctgattgggcgactaagtggcagatgaggtttaatgtagataaatgtaaagttatgcacttgggggctaagaatatgcatgcatcatacatactagggggagtacaactggggggatctgtagtggagaaggatctgggggttttagttgatcataagctcaataataacatgcaatgccaagctgcggtttccaaagcgagcaaagtcctttcttgtattaagagaggtatggactccagagacagagatatcattttgcccctgtacaaatcattagtaagacctcatctggaatatgcagttcagttttgggcaccagttctcaaaaaggatataggagaactggagaaagtgcagagaagagcaaccaaactgataagaggcatggaggagctcagctatgaggaaagattagaggaactacatttattcactcttgagaagaggagaataaggggggatatgatcaacatgtacaaatatataagaggtccatacagtgtacttggtgttgagttattcactttacggtcatcactgaggacaagggggcactctttacgtctagagcaaaagagatttcacctccaaatacggaaaggttttttcacagtaagagctgtgaaaatgtggaacagactccctccagaggtggttctggccagctcagtagattgctttaagaaaggtctggattctttcctaaatgtacagaatatagctgagtactaagatttgtaggtaaagttgatccagggtaaatccgattgcctctcgggggatcaggaaggaattttttcccctgctgtagcaaattggatcgtgctccgctgtttttttttgccttcctctggatcaactgtgggtatggagttgggtgtataggattttactgtgttttttattttgttttttttgtggttgaactggatggacttgtgtcttttttcaacctgactaactatgtaactatgtaactatgtaacataaagatggcctaggctataagaagattgcgaaGACCCTGAAaccgagctgcagcacggtggccaagaccatacagtggtttaacagtaCAGGTTCCACTCACAATagacctcgccatggtcgaccaaagaagtggaGTGCACTTAGtcagcgtcatatgcagaggttgtctttggcaaATAGATGTACGTGTGCTGCCAGCATATCTGCAAAAGTTGAAGGGGTGggtgaggggtcagcctgtcagtgttcagacGATACACcgcataaaattggtctgcatgtctgtcgtctcagaaggaagcctcttctaaaataTGATGTaccagaaagcctgcaaacagtttgctgaggaCAATCAAACTAAGGActtagattactggaaccatgtcatgtggtctgatgagaccaagatctaCTTATTTGgtccagatggtgtcaagcgtgtgtggcggcaaccagatgaCAAGTacaaaagacaagtgtgtcttgcttacagtcaagcatggtggtgggagtgtcatggtctggggctgcatgagttctgccggcactggggagctacagatcattgagggaaccatgaatgccaatatgtactgtgacatactgaagcagagcatgatcccattcctttggagactgggctgcagggcagtattccaacataacgacccaaaacacacctctaagatgaccacttccttgctaaagaagcctagggtaaaggtgatggactggccaagcatgtccaaacctaaaccctattaagcatctgtggggcatcctcaaacagaaggtggaggagcgcaaggtctctaacatccagccagctctgtgatgtcatcatggaggaggggaagaggactccaatggcaacccgtgaagctctggtgaactccatgcccaagagggttaaggcagtgctggaaaataatgggggccacacaaaatattgacactttgggcccaatttggacattttcgctaagtggtttactcacttttgttgccagcagttttagacattaatggctgtgtgttgagttatttttaggggactgcaaatttacactgttatacaagctgtacactcactactttatattgtagcagagtgtcatttcttcagtgttgtcacatgaagagatataataaaatatttacaaaacacacacacacacacacacacacacacacacacacacacacactgtaaatTGCACATACATGCCATATCATTTTAAATGCCATTTGAGTGGCACTTAGGAAGCAGTATGGCTATACAATTAGCCATACACTGAGGTAGGCAATGAAAGGGCGTGTCTGTACTAATTCTGCCAAGAGTTCTAACCTTAGCTGATAGAGTGTGGCAAAAAAGGATTAGCACAGAATGAATTGAGATTGCACATGTTGATTTTCCAGCATTTTGCCCATCACCAGCACCATTGATGCACAGCCCTGTTATTACAAATGAATGTACAATCTAGTCACATTCATTGCACACTAATACAATGTGAAATACAGTTACCTTATTTTTCTGTATTAGATGAAAATCTTTCCCATGGATTAGAAGTGCATGTTCAAAATTTCTACATTCTTCCTCAGTCCAAGGCTTGaactcttctgaaaaaaaaatgataaaaagaaaaatcagTAACGTAggccttatttattattattattaggtagAAGTCAGGACATAGATAATTATATTTATCATATACACTTTAGCGTATCAAAGACAAAAAAAGTGTTAACTGAAATTCTACATTTCTTCTGGGTGTGCTGGAGGAAGCAATACAAAATACACACGTTAGAGAGGCCGCTGGCATGGCTTTTTCAGGGCTGTAAACTTGTCCTGATGCACTGTATTATGCAGACTGTACCCTCCATGCAAAAGTGGGTAGGTTAAATGGGCATCGCCCTTAAATACGAAAAGTTATATACCAACATAGAGGTAAACAATATAAATTTGATAAAGTGTGGGGCGATTTGGTTGGCAATATCAGGCTTGTCCCCTGTGGACTTAATTTTGGCCGGATTGTTACTATAAAGACATTTGACCCCCTGGTTTCCTGAGATTAAAGAGACGGAGGGAAATGTGTGGCAGGCGCTTGATTTTCACCAGTGACGATACTGATGTGCATGAGGGATAAATATTAACTGAACTATGTATTGAAGTGTGACAAAATATTGTTTTACTTGGATGGTGCATATTATTATGCATGGACTGTATGGCTTGTTGACTTTTCAATATACTTCTAtccgatatataaaaaaaaaaaaaaaaaaaaaataaaagaagaaaattcTACATTACTGTTTACAGGCAATGACCAATGCAATCTTTGAGCTCTTACCATGCAACGCTCCTCTACTGCAAAACCTTTCCATTGCCTCTGGGAAGTCGTATTCACACTTGAAGAGCTCATGCAGAGCCTGCAAAATGGAAAGGACACAGTGAATCCAAATTCACCATATGCTTGAATAATTCTGCTCATGAACATTCTCAACATAACAGTGGCAGTCTCCTGCAATGCACCTCCCCTGGATTGATGTCATAGTACGATGGGGACTTTGGGTGGAGATATCTGGATAATGCCTGCAGGTATCATCCAGATATTGTTtattttcagctggcgattccctgcaaagtaaaagccacCAGAGTGGCTGTTCAGCTGCCTTTACAGGCGACAGTagggtctctggccatctctcagACCCTCAGAGTTCAGAAGCAACTTTCCGACATTACATTTGCCTGCACCGGAAGCAACCACTGCCGTTGTTTTTAGTTTGAAAGCCAGAGATCGATTTTTTGGGggatctcaggctttccagcatAGAGGAGAAATGTGGGGACTTAGACCCCAAGATTTctcctgtaaagaggacctgtcatgccatatttctattacatgtttacattccttgtaatacaaataaaaaaaaaatgtaaaaggggaaagcctaaaaataaattaaagagcCCCCCGTCCCCTCGTGcgcgcacgcagaagcgaacgcatacataggtcgcacccgcatatgtaatggctttcaaaccacacatgagagGTATCACTGCAAACGCTAGAGCGAGAGAAATGATTCTAGCGCTATCCTCCTGTAACTCTaatctggtaacctgtaaaaaaataaaaaattaaacgtaGCCCgtggagattttttaagtactgaagtttggtgccattccacaagtgtgcgcaattttaaagcgtgacatgttagatatccatttactcagcgtaacacctttcagattatacaaaaaaatttaaaataaattgggggaatattgttttttttgctttaacgAAAGTGTTCTTTTTTCACGTTTGAAAAAATGCTGCACAAATACCCAATGACCGCCAATTTATTTCCCTAGGGcaaggatctccaaactatggccctccattcattcagaaactacaattccatcatgcctgtgaatgtcaagagttttacaatgcctcatgggacgtataGTTCTGCAACCGCTGCAGGGCCGTAGTTGGCGATCCctgccctagggtctctgctaaaaaaaaaaaatatatatatatatgtgtgtggggagttctgagtaattttctagcaaaaaatataaaataaaaaggatgATTTTTACATTGTAGAAGAGAaatgccagaattggcctgggtggccaATGTTATTTTGTAACGCCACTACAGACCTGAACAGGGCAGTTTCCGGTAATAGGAGTCAATATGGCAGCTAAATCTCTAAAATGTAACAGCAGTTTTGGGGTAGAAGCGGACTGCCGAACTGGTTTACAGAAACAAAACAGTGCAGATCTTCAAATTGCAATATCCACATTTTCAAAGTCTGAGCCTGATATAAAACAGACTAGCTCCGGATGCTAGTTTCCCTCCCTCTCTTTAGTTTAGTGCAACGGCAAAGTTTTCTCCAAAACGGTGGTACAACAGCAGACTTTGTTGCCCAAGAATTactatgtaaaataaaataaaaaaataccacaacAGATAAAAGAATAAGTCACCTTGTTCGTTATCTTTGATGACCCCATCTGATACTCTATTGTGTATAATCCTTTTGTCCATCTTCATGGTTTCCAACAAAAAGCCTCCACTTTGCTCTCTGGAACAAATTCTGGACTCCAGATCAACTGATCTTGGTGTTCGTAGTCTGTAATGCATTTTATAAATTGATATTATGTAGTCTTTATTTATGCCACCCTCTTTGTAATGGCTGTGatgaaggctggccatacacagttcaAATCTCAATTCGAAACATTAATAGGACAAGCTAAATGTacaaagttgattgatcaactttaGTACAAACAGCTTGCcggattctcttgcgattattgCTAGTAGCTACAAGTGATGATCATGGTCTTCTCCCGGCGGGGATGGCTTCCCTCACCCCCCGGGAGCAGACAATTGCTCCTCAGAAGGAGGGAtgcccctgtcagcactgtgtttgcaggaaagaaatttgcattgtgtatggcctgccttacaaAGCTTTCCCCAGACATTTCACAATACATTCCAAAGTATTGTCTACAAAATGCTGCTTTATGCGAGATGAAATGTCCATCTACTTACCAGATAAATATGCCATGTAATGTCCCTGAAAAGGTGGGATTTCTGCCTGATACTGTGAACCAACCATTATTTCCTAAAAGACACAGAAAGATAAAGCACCATTTACCATCAAATCATTTGAATGAGGAACCCCCTCTTTCTACATTCAGCAAAATTGAAGCAAACATTTGTGAACATCAGCATAATAAAATGCAGCCCAGCAGCCGATACCTTTATCCACAAGCAGTGATGGAAAAGCCCATATACACACACTTACCTTTCTTAATTCTTCTGAAGAATTTCCAATTTCTGTTTCCAAATCCTCAATTTCCCACTCTTTATCGCCATCATATGCTGTATTTGCTACACAGAAGGTTAAAAGACAAAATTTAGAATAAAATGGGCAAGGCTACTTTCTTCTTTTAAGCTCCAATATTTAGTAATCATGTTGATattcaaaaacacattttggaCCAATTTTAGGAAGGTATTTTTGTAACACGCCTCTTAGTGCTCTTTAGAGATAATAGCAACACCATTTTTACAAAACCTTCAGCTGTTGGGGCTGCaatagcattattttttttttttttagattaaagcggagttccacccaaaaatgaaacttccgctttttggaaccctgtgtaatacaggtatttggaACCCTGtacaatacaggtattttgctcccacttccgggcgtATACCCGAGCCACCCACGGGTATCTATGCCACTTCCTTTGCCCCCCCTTTCTGTCttctgggggacacacaggtctcagaagacagcagggaccagtgggatcgcgcatacgcagtagggaaccagaaagtgaagccgcaaggctacacttcttgattcccttaccgaagatggcggcagcagcacccgagcaatagatcggctttgggtgccgacatcttgggtccttattttaaaagtcagcagctccagtatttgtagtatttgaacattttcagcaaTCACAGAAAATACCTGTTTCATTGCCATGGACACCAGAAAGATGTCTGCATATTTCTTTCAGTTTAGCCAACATTAGAGTAATATTACACATGTGGATTTGAAGAATCGTAAATTTGGTCAATTTAGCAGAAAAGGTCACTTTTAGTCAACAAAATAAATTTTTCTTGGATTTCAGTGGGGAACAAAAAAATTCTGAAACAGTTGGGTTATATTGAAAGGGATTTCTCTGtatagacagaaaaaaacactgcgctaacgtgtaaataaattaacagtgaaaaaaattaatttctgtgaaaagctgccagtattaatactaaaataccatagtaaacaaagaaacaaaaaacaagataatacggcgctaatatttaaacctgtgaaaaatatatatgtgaaatatatcttaaaaagttgaatgcaacattcataaaaataaatgtaaaataaatgaccaaaagaatgatcaaaaatttgataaaagaattgacaatatggtattcaatgtgacaaatccaaccatataaataaatgaagtgacaaagaaatagtccataaaaaatcagtgcaaattaagtccaattaaggtgagcatctgtgattaatcaggaaagggatcctccaccaaaaaggttacccaatgtgtgggaaatgaaatctccttaccagagacaaagaccgggctttcaacggtctaattcagcataaggatgtttaaagtcttccttgaaaagactattccagacactgctatgaatcaccagtattgataactccaaaagatagaatcccattcaaatccgctccagttaaacattggtgttcataaaaaataaagaatggtaggaaaccacatagtgcattactgtgtaaacattgagctttaataaaaacaggtgtgcacttacagcaaaaacTTTGGAATCTCGCATGTGGGATATGGTATGGAAGGGATGGCGTTTCCTCAAGCCTCCGTTCGCTTCGTGTCTCCGTCCGTCGCGTGTCTCTCCctctaacgtgatgacgtcactgtggctaagctcctcctacgcgtttcgtcgcaatacggacgtctacggggataggctgccttttgttattctgaggaaatcactgtttgtttgtctgtgcccATGTGGTAAATTaaactaatgggagtggtttcttaATAATCCCTAATAATCCCAAACATgggcacagacaa
This window encodes:
- the MIER3 gene encoding mesoderm induction early response protein 3, which encodes MLVHDYDDERTLEEEEMKEDGKNFSSEIEDLEKEGNMPLEDLLAIYVYEPADPVLAGSSVGSSPSELADELPDMTLDKEEIAKDLLSGDDEETQSSADDLTPSVTSHETPDFFPRPLRSNTAYDGDKEWEIEDLETEIGNSSEELRKEIMVGSQYQAEIPPFQGHYMAYLSDYEHQDQLIWSPEFVPESKVEAFCWKPALHELFKCEYDFPEAMERFCSRGALHEEFKPWTEEECRNFEHALLIHGKDFHLIQKNKVRTRTVAECVAFYYIWKKSERYDNFAQQTRFGKKRYHHHPGVTDYMDRLVDEAEALGGVEHPLALTCQNRSESMPDTQINILNITANDLTALTHSVVNVCNSTDVICLNDGFPSLDSLPRGSVNHVPVGTEDLLNLPSNGESDCFTLFETGFYPPDVNPVSLCGEEMERPAKRIKMGISVPEPFINDVSVNNLSVDFDNHAHHITSAKMAVSMADFSSLSANDTNSFISSHTLHHTALQSE